From Paenibacillus graminis, a single genomic window includes:
- a CDS encoding alpha/beta fold hydrolase, with protein sequence MSKKLTLLLACVLLGLSIWPAPAAHGAEPKVIFSVNNEVLQFPVNEAPFITGDMLMVPIRKAGKALGLEVVYIQKEKKLELSRGGQQLAIKLGTGEVVINGKDKLAVNGKVILRGNLVYVPFSLFNAMGLISAYDSAAGQATVNTPQNYADTVTGLLASGKYEQLWQRYFDKTAKTAISVMKLQQAWEGLAEPYGAYNKLTFLSSHQDGKQITITGTASFAKGDLAITTTVNSNGKITGLWFSPPAPSTAAPELKLPEGVTEEEVTVGAGTSHPLKGLLTLPAHPSHPVPSVVLVQGSGASDRDETVLGYKPFRDIAYSLAKQGIAVLRYDKRTYSYPEQFTGAAAATINVKDEVVDDAVAAANLLKADQRMDSAHVYLAGHSLGGMLAPRIDSEGGNFAGLILLAGSPRTLWEIMYDQNMAAIHSLPDADPVKAQAATAVNAELAKAKALAGMTLEQAKTAPGVFKMPAYYFKEMDMHNTAELARKLTKPVLVLQGGDDIQVYPATDFSLWKEVLKGDAAASFKLYPGLNHFFVNYEGKDAGTAAEYNTPGMVDGQVLSDMGQWILGQQ encoded by the coding sequence ATGAGCAAAAAATTAACGCTGCTTTTGGCCTGCGTGCTGCTGGGTTTATCGATCTGGCCGGCACCTGCTGCTCACGGAGCAGAACCTAAGGTGATTTTTAGTGTGAACAATGAAGTGCTTCAATTTCCTGTCAATGAGGCTCCATTTATAACCGGCGATATGTTAATGGTGCCTATCCGCAAGGCGGGTAAAGCTCTGGGTTTGGAAGTTGTCTACATACAAAAAGAGAAAAAACTGGAATTAAGCCGCGGTGGACAGCAGCTTGCCATTAAGCTGGGGACAGGTGAAGTGGTGATTAATGGGAAAGACAAGCTTGCGGTTAACGGGAAAGTTATACTTCGCGGGAATCTTGTATATGTACCCTTTTCGTTGTTCAATGCCATGGGTCTGATCAGTGCCTATGATTCCGCTGCTGGTCAGGCTACGGTTAACACGCCGCAAAATTATGCCGATACAGTCACAGGCCTGCTGGCCTCCGGTAAATATGAACAGTTGTGGCAGCGGTATTTCGATAAGACTGCCAAAACAGCGATATCCGTGATGAAGCTCCAGCAGGCATGGGAAGGATTAGCGGAACCCTATGGGGCGTACAACAAGCTGACTTTCTTATCCAGCCATCAGGATGGGAAGCAGATTACAATTACAGGCACTGCCTCTTTTGCCAAGGGGGACCTGGCGATCACAACAACCGTCAACAGCAATGGTAAAATTACAGGCCTCTGGTTCTCCCCTCCTGCCCCTTCTACCGCTGCACCGGAGCTTAAGCTCCCGGAGGGAGTGACAGAGGAGGAAGTTACCGTTGGCGCAGGAACATCGCATCCGCTGAAAGGACTGCTTACCCTCCCCGCACATCCGTCTCATCCCGTACCATCGGTTGTGCTCGTCCAAGGTTCGGGAGCTTCAGACCGCGACGAAACAGTGCTTGGCTACAAACCGTTTAGGGATATCGCCTATAGTCTGGCCAAACAGGGCATTGCAGTACTCCGGTATGATAAGCGGACTTACTCTTATCCTGAGCAGTTTACGGGAGCTGCAGCAGCTACAATCAATGTTAAGGATGAAGTGGTGGATGATGCGGTTGCCGCTGCTAATTTGCTCAAAGCAGACCAACGGATGGATTCCGCCCATGTCTACCTGGCAGGTCATAGCCTTGGTGGAATGCTGGCTCCGAGAATCGACTCCGAGGGCGGGAATTTCGCCGGACTGATCCTGCTGGCAGGCTCACCGCGGACTCTGTGGGAGATTATGTACGATCAGAACATGGCGGCCATCCATTCTCTCCCGGATGCAGACCCGGTCAAAGCGCAGGCAGCTACAGCAGTTAACGCCGAACTCGCCAAGGCGAAGGCACTGGCTGGGATGACGCTTGAACAGGCTAAGACGGCACCCGGTGTTTTTAAAATGCCTGCTTATTATTTCAAAGAGATGGATATGCATAATACAGCTGAACTGGCCCGTAAGCTGACCAAACCCGTACTTGTGCTCCAAGGGGGAGATGATATACAGGTCTATCCCGCAACGGACTTCTCCTTATGGAAAGAAGTATTGAAGGGGGATGCTGCTGCTTCATTTAAGCTTTACCCCGGTCTCAACCATTTTTTTGTGAATTACGAAGGCAAGGATGCGGGAACCGCGGCCGAATATAATACGCCTGGTATGGTAGACGGGCAGGTGCTTAGTGATATGGGGCAATGGATCTTAGGGCAGCAATGA
- the cysK gene encoding cysteine synthase A, with protein sequence MPNISKNLTELIGNTPLLELANYAKSHQVEARLIGKLEYFNPAGSVKDRIGYAMIQDAEAKGLIRKDSVLIEPTSGNTGIGLAFAAAALRYRLIIVLPETFSVERRKLLRALGAELVLTPGAEGMLGAVKKAEELAASIPHSFIPQQFSNPANPQIHRVTTAEEIWRDTGGAVDIFVAGVGTGGTITGVGEVLKARNSEVQVVAVEPADSPVLSGGKPGGHQIQGIGANFVPDNFNFGVVDEIVQVENSHAFETARSLARTEGLLVGISSGAAVYAASQIARRPGNQGKNIVVILPDTGERYLSTALFDVEE encoded by the coding sequence ATGCCTAATATTTCAAAGAATCTGACAGAATTGATTGGAAACACGCCGCTGCTGGAGCTGGCGAATTACGCCAAGAGTCATCAGGTGGAAGCCAGATTAATCGGGAAGCTGGAATACTTCAATCCGGCGGGAAGCGTTAAGGATCGTATCGGCTATGCCATGATACAAGATGCCGAAGCCAAAGGGCTGATCCGCAAGGATTCGGTACTGATCGAACCGACCAGCGGAAATACCGGCATTGGTCTGGCTTTTGCTGCTGCAGCCCTCAGGTACAGACTGATCATAGTGCTGCCGGAGACGTTCAGCGTGGAACGCCGCAAGCTGCTCAGAGCGCTAGGAGCGGAACTGGTGCTGACTCCGGGAGCGGAAGGGATGCTGGGTGCGGTTAAAAAAGCTGAGGAACTGGCCGCATCAATCCCCCATTCATTCATTCCGCAGCAATTCAGCAACCCGGCCAATCCGCAAATCCACCGTGTAACTACAGCAGAGGAAATCTGGAGGGATACCGGAGGAGCGGTGGATATATTTGTGGCGGGTGTAGGTACTGGAGGCACTATCACTGGAGTGGGCGAAGTGCTGAAAGCCAGAAATTCTGAAGTGCAGGTCGTTGCCGTTGAGCCGGCGGACTCTCCGGTTTTATCGGGAGGCAAACCGGGCGGACACCAGATTCAGGGAATTGGAGCCAATTTTGTGCCGGACAACTTTAATTTTGGGGTTGTGGATGAGATTGTCCAGGTGGAGAACAGCCATGCATTTGAAACTGCACGCAGCCTGGCCAGAACTGAAGGTCTGCTGGTGGGAATCTCCTCCGGTGCTGCTGTCTACGCTGCTTCCCAGATTGCCAGACGTCCCGGAAATCAGGGGAAAAATATTGTGGTCATTTTGCCGGATACAGGGGAACGCTACTTATCGACAGCGCTTTTTGATGTGGAA